A region of Pyxidicoccus parkwaysis DNA encodes the following proteins:
- a CDS encoding HEAT repeat domain-containing protein has product MRLLLLAGLLLAATAARAQARPRPAAPAKSAPAREQPAPASEAPTPPPPPPSEASTATGPDDTALLRTLLWAMKPAPEEVRAIAIEDVALLGDARALDSLAALLWDANPRIQQAALRAVALFQHPRAEEILGNVVRHPRMPDALKIQALNGLIFQRTSTARRTVQDAALDARLTAPVQNAARTVVAQWEPAPTAPH; this is encoded by the coding sequence ATGCGCCTCCTGCTCCTCGCCGGACTGCTGCTCGCCGCCACCGCCGCGCGGGCCCAGGCCCGTCCCCGCCCCGCCGCCCCGGCGAAGTCCGCCCCGGCGCGCGAGCAGCCCGCGCCCGCCTCGGAGGCCCCCACCCCACCGCCCCCGCCTCCCTCGGAGGCCTCCACCGCCACCGGCCCGGACGACACCGCCCTGCTGCGCACCCTGCTGTGGGCCATGAAGCCGGCGCCGGAGGAGGTCCGCGCGATTGCGATTGAGGACGTGGCGCTCCTGGGCGATGCGCGCGCCCTGGACTCGCTGGCCGCGCTGCTGTGGGACGCCAACCCGCGAATCCAGCAGGCGGCGCTCCGCGCGGTGGCGCTCTTCCAGCACCCGCGCGCGGAGGAAATCCTGGGCAACGTGGTGCGCCACCCGCGCATGCCGGACGCACTGAAGATTCAGGCCCTCAACGGGCTCATCTTCCAGCGCACCTCCACCGCGAGGCGCACGGTGCAGGACGCGGCGCTGGACGCCCGGCTCACCGCCCCGGTGCAGAACGCCGCGCGCACCGTCGTCGCCCAGTGGGAGCCCGCGCCCACGGCCCCCCACTGA
- a CDS encoding MbtH family protein — protein sequence MADEREDTTIYKVVVNHEEQYSIWPADRENALGWKDAGKQGPKAECLEYIKQVWTDMRPLSLRKKMEEQAQLKN from the coding sequence ATGGCGGATGAGCGCGAAGATACGACCATTTACAAGGTCGTCGTGAATCACGAAGAGCAGTACTCCATCTGGCCGGCGGACCGCGAGAACGCGCTCGGCTGGAAGGACGCGGGCAAGCAGGGCCCGAAGGCCGAGTGCCTGGAGTACATCAAGCAGGTCTGGACGGACATGCGCCCCCTGAGCCTCCGCAAGAAGATGGAGGAGCAGGCGCAGCTGAAGAACTGA
- a CDS encoding RDD family protein, whose protein sequence is MHTAPTPHLDVATPERVALTLPVAGIGYRCLAWLVDASLLFFFWLVAYFAFTLVVSDVLGALQALSGLARTLLVVGLFATQWLYWTVGEVFFHGQTVGKRALGIRVVRADGSPVGLYESAVRNLCRAVDFLPMAYAAGCICMLLTRQHRRLGDLLAGTLLVREERIDLDKYTAQAPAAAAVGAQGAARALTPEEVELVLAFLARAEGLRPDVRRRMGEKLVDRVGGLSGEARAAVLASPERTEAFLRARARAEG, encoded by the coding sequence ATGCACACCGCTCCGACCCCCCACCTGGACGTCGCCACGCCCGAGCGCGTGGCGCTCACCCTGCCCGTGGCCGGCATCGGCTACCGGTGCCTCGCGTGGCTCGTGGACGCGAGCCTGTTGTTCTTCTTCTGGCTGGTGGCCTACTTCGCCTTCACGCTGGTGGTGTCCGACGTGCTGGGTGCGCTGCAGGCGCTGTCGGGGCTGGCGCGGACGCTGCTGGTGGTGGGGCTCTTCGCCACGCAATGGCTGTACTGGACGGTGGGCGAGGTCTTCTTCCATGGACAGACAGTGGGCAAGCGCGCGCTGGGCATCCGCGTGGTGAGGGCAGACGGCTCGCCGGTGGGCCTCTACGAGAGCGCGGTGCGCAACCTCTGCCGCGCGGTGGACTTCCTGCCCATGGCGTACGCCGCCGGCTGCATCTGCATGCTGCTCACGCGCCAGCACCGGCGCCTGGGGGACTTGCTCGCCGGCACGCTGCTGGTGCGCGAGGAGCGCATCGACCTGGACAAGTACACCGCCCAGGCCCCCGCTGCCGCCGCCGTGGGCGCGCAAGGCGCCGCCCGCGCGCTGACGCCGGAGGAGGTGGAGTTGGTGCTGGCCTTCCTGGCGCGCGCGGAAGGGCTGCGGCCGGACGTGCGGCGGCGGATGGGCGAGAAGCTGGTGGACCGGGTGGGCGGGCTGTCCGGCGAGGCGCGGGCGGCGGTGCTCGCGTCCCCGGAGCGCACCGAGGCCTTCCTGCGTGCCCGCGCCCGGGCGGAGGGCTGA
- a CDS encoding peptidase MA family metallohydrolase — MRTLLLLLSLLLAAPQALAQEPGDFHDAHSRDMVVNDAVLVPHERPPSVTGEVTTKRFRILHTAAATVAAQELAGQLEGVRDSFGAILGRDWPGVTEVRLGVGRGEFEALALPGGKPPGWAVALAYPAHQIILLDALSLHEPDGQQTLRHEMAHVALGQLARDWPRWFQEGVAQNVTGERYSLAHYSALFRAVTQERVFHFEDLQDDWPDHPSDVEIAYAQSAAFVAHLSAKFGPQAMGVLVDGVRQGEPFEQAFGKAFRTSLLVEETDWREGLAARYGWLPLTTSSALLWLAASALCVAAYARRRQQKEARLAEMAAQDAAEDAALRVLAARASALQGGLPGQDATSPAPELTWPEWPAGAASSEPDAMESRDTQEAVSGPHELPPVASEPADEAPEETSGESEVPASPRPPKPTVH; from the coding sequence ATGCGCACCCTGCTCCTCCTGCTTTCGCTGCTGCTGGCCGCACCCCAAGCCCTGGCCCAGGAGCCGGGAGACTTTCACGACGCGCACTCACGGGACATGGTCGTCAACGACGCCGTGCTCGTGCCGCACGAGCGTCCGCCCAGCGTCACCGGAGAGGTGACGACGAAGCGATTCCGCATCCTCCACACGGCCGCGGCCACGGTGGCCGCGCAGGAGCTGGCGGGGCAGCTCGAGGGCGTCCGCGACAGCTTCGGCGCCATCCTCGGGCGCGACTGGCCGGGCGTCACCGAAGTCCGCCTGGGCGTGGGCCGCGGGGAGTTCGAGGCGCTGGCGCTGCCCGGTGGCAAGCCTCCGGGCTGGGCGGTGGCGCTGGCCTACCCGGCACATCAAATCATCCTGCTGGACGCATTGAGTCTCCACGAGCCGGACGGGCAGCAGACGCTGCGCCATGAAATGGCACACGTGGCGCTGGGCCAGCTCGCCAGGGACTGGCCGCGCTGGTTCCAGGAGGGTGTGGCCCAGAATGTCACGGGTGAGCGCTACTCGTTGGCGCACTACTCCGCCCTCTTCCGCGCGGTGACGCAGGAGCGCGTGTTCCACTTCGAGGACCTGCAGGACGACTGGCCGGACCACCCGTCGGACGTGGAGATTGCGTACGCGCAGAGCGCCGCCTTCGTGGCGCACCTGTCCGCGAAGTTCGGCCCGCAGGCCATGGGCGTGCTGGTGGACGGCGTGCGCCAGGGCGAGCCCTTCGAGCAGGCCTTCGGCAAGGCCTTCCGCACGTCGCTGCTGGTGGAGGAGACGGACTGGCGCGAGGGCCTGGCGGCGCGCTACGGCTGGCTGCCCCTCACCACCAGCTCCGCGCTGCTGTGGCTGGCGGCCTCCGCGCTGTGCGTCGCCGCGTATGCGCGCCGGCGCCAGCAGAAGGAGGCCCGGCTGGCGGAGATGGCCGCCCAGGACGCCGCGGAGGACGCGGCGCTGCGGGTGCTGGCGGCGCGCGCCTCGGCGCTCCAGGGCGGGCTCCCCGGCCAGGACGCCACCAGCCCCGCGCCCGAGCTGACGTGGCCAGAATGGCCCGCCGGCGCCGCCTCCAGCGAGCCGGACGCGATGGAGTCACGAGACACGCAGGAGGCCGTCAGCGGCCCCCACGAGCTGCCGCCCGTGGCCAGCGAGCCGGCTGACGAGGCCCCCGAGGAGACCTCCGGCGAGTCCGAAGTCCCCGCGTCGCCCCGCCCGCCGAAGCCCACCGTGCACTGA
- a CDS encoding J domain-containing protein — protein sequence MSAAVANWQTLENVEVECTHCGIRMTLQTGSRVRYFRCAGCHRWVSSTYSEVFRADAKVRTHPVKDTGAQDERFLEVKDRLDRWLNALEDQDPYRLLGVSPLDSEETVRARYHALAMERHPDRGGSTEKMRELNAAYEKILRHRARKRQEALSAGAPVRTASELPARSR from the coding sequence ATGAGCGCGGCGGTCGCGAACTGGCAGACGCTGGAGAACGTCGAGGTGGAGTGCACCCACTGCGGCATCCGGATGACCCTGCAGACGGGGAGCCGGGTGCGGTACTTCCGGTGCGCCGGGTGCCACCGCTGGGTGTCCAGCACCTATTCCGAGGTCTTCCGCGCGGATGCGAAGGTGCGCACCCACCCGGTGAAGGACACCGGCGCCCAGGACGAGCGCTTCCTCGAGGTGAAGGACCGGTTGGACCGCTGGCTCAACGCGCTGGAGGACCAGGACCCGTACCGGCTGCTGGGCGTGTCCCCGCTGGACTCCGAGGAGACGGTGCGCGCGCGCTACCACGCGCTGGCCATGGAGCGGCACCCGGACCGCGGCGGCTCGACGGAGAAGATGCGCGAGCTGAACGCGGCCTACGAGAAGATTCTCCGCCACCGCGCGCGCAAGCGTCAGGAGGCGCTGTCCGCCGGCGCCCCGGTGCGCACCGCTTCCGAATTGCCCGCCCGCAGCAGGTAG
- a CDS encoding DivIVA domain-containing protein gives MKITPLDIRQKRFETAMRGFSRREVEAHLELIAGEFEEVVKENIALKEELKRTQLKLEQHQERERTLQETMVTAQRISEDLKAAAKKEAEIIIADAEHQAEKIVHGAHQRLVQVVEDINELKRQRTQFESQVRSVLDAHQKLLETFKGPSFADRDYARVEDNVAYLSQKKANIGE, from the coding sequence ATGAAGATCACCCCGCTCGATATCCGGCAGAAGCGGTTCGAAACGGCCATGCGCGGCTTCTCGCGCCGCGAGGTGGAAGCCCACCTCGAGCTGATCGCCGGCGAATTCGAAGAGGTGGTGAAGGAGAACATCGCGCTCAAGGAGGAGCTGAAGCGCACGCAGCTCAAGCTCGAGCAGCACCAGGAGCGTGAGCGCACCCTCCAGGAGACGATGGTCACCGCGCAGCGCATCAGCGAGGACCTCAAGGCCGCCGCGAAGAAGGAAGCGGAAATCATCATCGCGGACGCCGAGCACCAGGCGGAGAAGATTGTCCACGGCGCCCACCAGCGGCTGGTGCAGGTGGTGGAGGACATCAACGAGCTGAAGCGCCAGCGCACCCAGTTCGAGTCCCAGGTGCGCTCCGTGCTGGACGCGCACCAGAAGCTGCTGGAGACGTTCAAGGGCCCCTCCTTCGCGGACCGCGACTACGCGCGCGTGGAGGACAACGTGGCCTACCTCTCCCAGAAGAAGGCCAACATCGGCGAATAG
- the fruA gene encoding response regulator transcription factor FruA → MATSNQAAIRVSILEGPWAAWQGLAEGLRGEGVQVSSVTRDVRLFLDGLGTDPPQVAVMDVEGDSEAAVGCSVTEGINLLREARKRRLEVRMLLLSAVSQPEIISQCFDEGASGYLFRAGLGTTAVASAIQSLVRGERLFPVQLLRNDFEHPPVTSPTASVLLALTQREREVLAYVAGGADNLKIAAHLQIAERTVKSHVTQLYRKLGAENRTQLALRACHLGVRPPPDL, encoded by the coding sequence ATGGCAACATCCAATCAAGCAGCGATTCGTGTATCTATTCTCGAGGGACCGTGGGCGGCCTGGCAGGGGCTCGCCGAGGGTCTCCGCGGAGAGGGCGTGCAGGTGTCCTCGGTGACGAGAGACGTGCGCCTCTTCCTCGATGGCCTTGGAACCGATCCGCCGCAGGTGGCGGTGATGGACGTGGAAGGCGACAGCGAGGCGGCTGTCGGCTGCTCCGTCACGGAGGGCATCAACCTCCTGCGGGAGGCGCGCAAGCGTCGCCTGGAGGTCCGGATGCTGTTGCTCTCCGCGGTGAGCCAGCCGGAAATCATCTCGCAGTGCTTCGACGAGGGCGCCTCCGGCTACCTCTTCCGCGCGGGGCTCGGCACCACCGCCGTGGCCTCGGCCATCCAGTCCCTCGTGCGGGGCGAGCGGTTGTTCCCGGTGCAGTTGCTCCGGAACGACTTCGAGCACCCGCCGGTGACATCGCCCACGGCCAGCGTGCTGCTCGCGCTCACACAGCGCGAGCGCGAGGTGCTGGCGTACGTGGCGGGAGGCGCGGACAACCTCAAGATTGCCGCGCATCTCCAGATTGCGGAGCGCACGGTGAAGTCCCACGTCACGCAGCTCTACCGGAAGCTGGGCGCGGAGAACCGCACGCAGCTCGCCCTGCGCGCGTGCCACCTGGGCGTCCGTCCGCCGCCGGACCTCTGA
- the polA gene encoding DNA polymerase I, which produces MADTSPSRSAPTLVLIDASGFIFRAYHAIPPLTTSKGVPTNAVLGFTRMVLKGLRELNPTHVALAFDKESRTERQKIDPAYKANREGPPEDLVPQFALIRRVVEALNLPVLEMAGWEADDVIGTLAVKAKAEGFCVQVVTGDKDFVQIVEPDVRLFDPMKETHTGPDEVKARLGIEPRQMRDYLALIGDAVDNVAKVPGIGPKTATELIQQFGDVETLLSRLDEVKKPKIRDAIASHRESLLRAKQLVSFKTDLPLDVKVADLTRKPVDSAKARELFTELEFYALLKELPQQGLPEAAPKEKPAPLASAHKVVGTDAEVKALADAVRAAGTVSLIPAYEGLPFAAKLVGLGVALPDASTYYVPLRHDVLGVTQVKPESFTAAFKAVLEDAAVKKGGHDLKALTLVLANDGIALRGGHDDVELLSYLLNPSRREHALADLTRERLATELPALPPAAEGKRGKKDKALADHTVEEVAASFSLRAEAARRLAPELWKELEAAGLAELARDMELPLLPILAEMERRGVKLDTAELARISVKVDAAVDSQVKEVYRHAGREFNIGSNPQLVEVLFSPQPQGLGLPIIKKGKTGPSADMEVLEKLSEEHPLPGAIIEYRSLSKLKSTYLDTLPTLVAADGRIHTTYHQAATATGRLSSTDPNLQNIPVRTELGREIRRAFVAAEGHQLVSADYSQVELRLLAHIAEDPVLIDAFLNDQDIHTRTAAEVFGVPPEQVDREQRRRAKMVNFGIAYGLSPHGLSARLGIPQEEARDIIERYFARYAGIYRYLRETVDTARKTGYVETLYGRRRYMPDLNSKNRGVAQAAERAAINMPIQGTAADLIKKAMLAVDAALKTEGLRTVMLLQVHDELLFEAPDAEVERVKALAVKGMSSVASLKVPLKVDVGAGRSWADAH; this is translated from the coding sequence ATGGCCGACACCAGTCCCTCGCGCTCCGCGCCCACCCTGGTCCTCATCGACGCGTCCGGCTTCATCTTCCGCGCCTACCACGCGATTCCGCCCCTCACGACGAGCAAGGGCGTGCCCACCAACGCCGTGCTGGGCTTCACGCGCATGGTGCTCAAGGGGCTGCGAGAGCTGAACCCCACGCACGTGGCGCTCGCCTTCGACAAGGAGAGCCGCACGGAGCGGCAGAAGATAGACCCCGCCTACAAGGCCAACCGCGAGGGCCCTCCCGAGGACCTCGTGCCGCAGTTCGCGCTCATCCGCCGCGTGGTGGAGGCGCTCAACCTGCCCGTGCTGGAGATGGCCGGCTGGGAGGCGGACGACGTCATCGGCACGCTGGCGGTGAAGGCCAAGGCCGAGGGCTTCTGCGTGCAGGTCGTCACCGGCGACAAGGACTTCGTGCAGATTGTCGAGCCGGACGTGCGCCTGTTCGACCCGATGAAGGAGACGCACACCGGGCCGGACGAGGTGAAGGCGAGGCTCGGAATCGAGCCGCGGCAGATGCGCGACTACCTGGCCCTCATCGGCGACGCGGTGGACAACGTGGCCAAGGTGCCGGGCATCGGCCCGAAGACGGCCACGGAGCTCATCCAGCAGTTCGGCGACGTGGAGACGCTGCTGTCCCGCCTGGACGAGGTGAAGAAGCCGAAGATTCGCGACGCCATCGCCTCGCACCGCGAGAGCCTGCTGCGCGCCAAGCAGCTCGTCAGCTTCAAGACGGACCTGCCGCTGGACGTGAAGGTGGCGGACCTGACGCGCAAGCCGGTGGACTCGGCGAAGGCCCGTGAGCTCTTCACCGAGCTGGAGTTCTACGCGCTCCTCAAGGAATTGCCTCAGCAGGGGCTGCCGGAGGCCGCGCCGAAGGAGAAGCCCGCGCCGCTGGCCTCCGCGCACAAGGTGGTGGGCACCGACGCGGAAGTGAAGGCACTGGCGGACGCGGTGCGCGCGGCGGGCACCGTCAGCCTCATCCCCGCGTACGAGGGCCTGCCCTTCGCCGCGAAGCTGGTGGGCCTGGGCGTCGCGCTGCCGGACGCGAGCACGTACTACGTGCCGCTGCGCCATGACGTGCTCGGCGTCACGCAGGTGAAGCCGGAGTCCTTCACGGCCGCGTTCAAGGCCGTCCTGGAGGACGCGGCGGTGAAGAAGGGCGGGCACGACCTCAAGGCGCTCACCCTGGTGCTGGCCAACGACGGCATCGCGCTGCGCGGCGGGCATGACGATGTGGAGCTGCTCAGCTACCTGCTCAATCCGTCGCGCCGCGAGCACGCGCTGGCGGACCTGACGCGCGAGCGCCTGGCGACGGAGCTGCCCGCGCTGCCGCCCGCGGCGGAGGGCAAGCGGGGCAAGAAGGACAAGGCGCTGGCGGACCACACGGTGGAGGAGGTGGCCGCGAGCTTCTCCCTGCGCGCGGAGGCAGCGCGGCGGCTGGCGCCGGAGCTGTGGAAGGAGCTGGAGGCGGCGGGGCTGGCGGAGCTGGCGCGCGACATGGAGCTGCCGCTGCTGCCCATCCTCGCGGAGATGGAGCGGCGGGGCGTGAAGCTGGACACCGCCGAGCTGGCGCGCATCTCCGTGAAGGTGGACGCCGCCGTGGACTCGCAGGTGAAGGAGGTCTACCGGCACGCCGGCCGCGAGTTCAACATCGGCTCCAACCCGCAGCTCGTGGAGGTGCTCTTCTCACCGCAGCCGCAGGGCCTGGGGCTGCCCATCATCAAGAAGGGCAAGACGGGGCCGTCCGCGGACATGGAGGTGCTGGAGAAGCTCTCCGAGGAGCACCCGCTGCCGGGCGCCATCATCGAGTACCGCAGCCTGTCCAAGCTGAAGAGCACGTACCTGGACACGCTCCCCACGCTGGTGGCGGCGGACGGGCGCATCCACACCACCTACCACCAGGCGGCCACCGCGACGGGGCGCCTGTCGTCCACGGACCCGAATCTCCAGAACATCCCCGTGCGCACCGAGCTGGGCCGCGAAATCCGCCGCGCCTTCGTGGCCGCGGAGGGGCACCAGCTGGTCAGCGCGGACTACAGCCAGGTGGAGCTGCGGCTGCTCGCGCACATCGCCGAGGACCCGGTCCTCATCGACGCCTTCCTCAACGACCAGGACATCCACACCCGCACCGCGGCGGAGGTCTTCGGCGTGCCGCCGGAGCAGGTGGACCGCGAGCAGCGCCGGCGCGCGAAGATGGTGAACTTCGGCATTGCCTACGGCCTGTCTCCGCACGGCCTGTCCGCGCGGCTGGGCATCCCCCAGGAGGAGGCGCGCGACATCATCGAGCGCTACTTCGCGCGCTACGCCGGCATCTACCGCTATCTGCGCGAGACGGTGGATACGGCGCGAAAGACGGGCTACGTGGAGACGTTGTACGGCCGCCGCCGGTACATGCCGGATTTGAATTCGAAGAACCGCGGCGTGGCGCAGGCCGCCGAGCGCGCCGCCATCAACATGCCGATTCAGGGCACCGCCGCGGACCTCATCAAGAAGGCGATGCTCGCGGTGGACGCGGCGCTGAAGACCGAGGGGCTGCGGACCGTCATGCTGTTGCAGGTGCATGACGAATTGCTCTTCGAGGCGCCGGACGCCGAGGTGGAGCGCGTGAAGGCGCTGGCGGTGAAGGGCATGTCCTCGGTGGCGTCGCTGAAGGTGCCGCTCAAGGTGGACGTGGGCGCGGGCCGGAGCTGGGCGGACGCGCACTGA
- a CDS encoding stage II sporulation protein M: MALPLPAFVAKRRPDWDALQALLARQKAGALKLEELRTLDTLYRRAAADLAHTQTFYPGTDAHRFLNQLCGQAYAAIYQPPRERWPAVRDFFRRDFPVTLRRELRFVGASAAVFCLGLLLGALVVLWEPRGAELLVPAGVRQYVAQGRMWTDDILSMAPPNSVASGIATNNLTVTIVTFALGMLGGLGTLYMLVNNGVQIGAISALCIREGMTRGFLDFIAAHGPVELSIIVIAGGAGLMVGQALIDPGELPRGQALALRGREAVKLVLGCAPFLACIGVVEGYVSPGSLFPTWVKAALGLSLGALFWGYLLRAGNSEAVRTGAPADSAS, translated from the coding sequence GTGGCCCTCCCACTGCCCGCCTTCGTCGCGAAGCGCCGCCCGGACTGGGACGCGCTCCAGGCACTGCTGGCCCGGCAGAAGGCCGGGGCCCTGAAGCTGGAGGAGTTGCGCACGCTGGACACGCTCTACCGCCGCGCGGCCGCGGACCTGGCGCATACCCAGACATTCTATCCGGGCACGGACGCGCACCGCTTCCTCAACCAGCTCTGCGGACAGGCCTACGCCGCCATCTACCAGCCCCCGCGCGAGCGCTGGCCCGCCGTGCGCGACTTCTTCCGCCGCGACTTCCCCGTCACCCTGCGCCGCGAGCTGCGCTTCGTGGGCGCCAGCGCCGCGGTGTTCTGCCTGGGGCTGCTGTTGGGCGCGCTGGTGGTGCTGTGGGAGCCGAGGGGCGCGGAGCTGCTGGTGCCCGCGGGCGTGCGCCAGTACGTGGCACAGGGCCGCATGTGGACGGACGACATCCTCTCCATGGCGCCGCCCAACTCGGTGGCGTCCGGCATCGCCACCAACAACCTCACCGTCACCATCGTCACCTTCGCCCTGGGCATGCTGGGCGGGCTGGGCACGCTCTACATGCTGGTGAACAACGGCGTGCAGATCGGCGCCATCAGCGCGCTGTGCATCCGCGAGGGCATGACGCGAGGCTTCCTGGACTTCATCGCCGCGCACGGCCCGGTGGAGCTGTCCATCATCGTCATCGCCGGGGGCGCGGGCCTCATGGTGGGCCAGGCGCTCATCGACCCGGGCGAGCTGCCTCGCGGCCAGGCCCTGGCGCTGCGGGGGCGCGAGGCCGTGAAGCTGGTGCTCGGCTGCGCGCCCTTCCTGGCCTGCATCGGCGTGGTGGAGGGCTACGTGTCGCCGGGCAGCCTCTTCCCCACCTGGGTGAAGGCCGCGCTGGGCCTGTCACTGGGGGCGCTCTTCTGGGGCTACCTGCTGCGGGCGGGCAATTCGGAAGCGGTGCGCACCGGGGCGCCGGCGGACAGCGCCTCCTGA
- the hppD gene encoding 4-hydroxyphenylpyruvate dioxygenase: MDFTSVDHVELYVGDAMLSAYFFCHALGFRMVAHAAPESGLEGRRSIVLKQGSSRLVVTSALGATGPVAEYVREHGDGVKDVAFATPDAAGAFAEAVRRGAKPVMEPVTYEGAGGRVVKATIAGPGDLVHSFIQRDGATSGFLPDVYLPLETPPMGEELFTALDHVALCLERGTLMDAASFYRDVLGFEQTHEENVRTEYSGMNSRVMQTAGGRICFPMQEPYTGTRRGQLEDFLVAHGGSGVQHLAFLAPDIAHAVDALRRSGMKILDAPPGYYESLESRLGDLGGFGREALQERNILMDRDAWGHLLQVFTRTQHARRTLFFEVIQRQAARGFGGANIQALYEAKERETLRATR, from the coding sequence GTGGACTTCACGAGCGTGGATCATGTGGAGCTGTACGTGGGTGACGCGATGCTGTCGGCGTACTTCTTCTGCCACGCGCTCGGCTTCCGGATGGTGGCCCATGCGGCGCCGGAGAGCGGGCTGGAGGGACGCCGTTCCATCGTGCTGAAGCAGGGCAGCTCGCGGCTCGTCGTGACGTCCGCGCTCGGGGCGACGGGGCCGGTGGCGGAGTACGTGCGGGAGCACGGTGACGGTGTGAAGGACGTGGCCTTCGCCACGCCGGACGCGGCGGGAGCCTTCGCCGAGGCGGTGCGCCGGGGCGCGAAGCCGGTGATGGAGCCCGTCACGTACGAGGGCGCGGGCGGCCGCGTGGTGAAGGCGACCATCGCCGGCCCCGGAGACCTCGTGCACTCGTTCATCCAGCGCGACGGCGCGACGAGCGGCTTCCTGCCGGACGTGTACCTGCCGCTGGAGACGCCGCCGATGGGCGAGGAGCTCTTCACCGCGCTGGACCACGTGGCGCTCTGCCTGGAGCGCGGCACGCTGATGGACGCGGCGAGCTTCTACCGGGACGTGCTGGGCTTCGAGCAGACGCACGAGGAGAACGTGCGCACGGAGTACAGCGGCATGAACTCGCGGGTGATGCAGACCGCCGGCGGGCGCATCTGCTTCCCGATGCAGGAGCCGTACACCGGCACGCGGCGCGGGCAGCTCGAGGACTTCCTCGTGGCGCACGGCGGCTCGGGCGTGCAGCACCTCGCCTTCCTGGCGCCGGACATCGCCCACGCGGTGGATGCGCTGCGCCGCAGCGGCATGAAGATTCTCGACGCGCCGCCGGGCTACTACGAGTCGCTGGAGTCGCGGCTGGGTGACCTGGGCGGCTTCGGCCGCGAGGCGCTCCAGGAGCGCAACATCCTCATGGACCGCGACGCGTGGGGCCACCTGCTCCAGGTCTTCACCCGCACGCAGCACGCGCGCCGCACGCTCTTCTTCGAGGTCATCCAGCGCCAGGCCGCGCGCGGCTTCGGCGGCGCCAACATCCAGGCGCTCTACGAGGCCAAGGAGCGCGAGACCCTGCGGGCCACCCGCTGA
- a CDS encoding DUF167 domain-containing protein — protein MAPPWLKAVPDGVELAVLVQPRASRTRVVGEHDGLLKLQLAAPPVDGEANAALLEFLSKQLGVPRRQVTLTAGDASRRKRVKVVGIDAARAEAVISGQT, from the coding sequence GTGGCCCCGCCCTGGCTGAAGGCCGTCCCGGACGGCGTGGAGCTGGCGGTGCTCGTCCAGCCGCGCGCCTCGCGCACCCGCGTGGTGGGCGAGCACGACGGCCTCCTCAAGCTTCAGCTCGCCGCGCCTCCCGTGGACGGCGAGGCCAACGCGGCCCTGCTGGAGTTCCTCTCGAAGCAGCTCGGCGTGCCGCGCCGGCAGGTGACACTCACGGCGGGTGACGCATCGCGCCGCAAGCGGGTAAAGGTGGTGGGGATTGATGCGGCGAGGGCCGAGGCTGTTATCTCTGGTCAAACGTGA